The following proteins are co-located in the uncultured Propionivibrio sp. genome:
- a CDS encoding DUF3293 domain-containing protein has product MTSGGRVPRLEAAFKATTYLVNTEDGDFALRIGQLDHRFDAFVAARGGGPWGIVTAANPAARRCAEADNMRALQALQDRVGELGMVFRHTSHHADDGAWPDEKGVLLFNADVNETCCLARDFGQCACVVGSIGHAPELVWIDAS; this is encoded by the coding sequence ATGACCTCGGGGGGGCGGGTACCGCGACTGGAGGCGGCGTTCAAGGCAACGACCTATCTGGTTAACACCGAAGACGGCGACTTCGCTCTGCGTATCGGTCAGTTGGATCACCGTTTCGATGCGTTTGTGGCAGCGCGAGGTGGTGGGCCCTGGGGAATTGTCACGGCCGCGAATCCGGCGGCCAGGCGCTGTGCCGAAGCGGATAACATGCGTGCGCTGCAGGCGCTGCAGGACCGTGTTGGTGAGCTCGGCATGGTATTCCGGCATACCAGTCATCATGCCGATGACGGTGCCTGGCCGGATGAGAAGGGCGTGTTGCTGTTCAATGCCGATGTCAATGAAACCTGTTGTCTGGCACGTGACTTCGGTCAGTGTGCTTGCGTGGTCGGAAGCATTGGTCACGCGCCGGAACTCGTGTGGATCGATGCTTCTTAG
- a CDS encoding HDOD domain-containing protein has translation MSKHIGRFEIIRELGRGAQSVVYLAQDPHLQREVAIKTLHFSRHDPQQNQQLLSEARTASQLRHPNIVPIFEAGEASGDPYLVFEHVPGQNLCELLKREGRLSPARALAILSGVLDAIGHAHEAGIVHRDLKPSNILIDDKGTARIMDFGIAARMDAQSEGADALTGTLCYLAPECIAERISSERSDIFSAGLVLYEMLVGTPAVAGNNREAIFKRLTAEDIRLPVVAGLEIDVALASLLYRALARDPDQRIQSVRQFREMLDDYMKPFEPAPSADATQSTIDFLLRRMRVKSDFPALSDSVSTINKITRSDKESIAALSTSILKDFSLTNKILRLVNSVYYRQAGGGSISTISRAVLVLGFDAVRNMAVTVMLFEHLQDKVGTGSLKDEFLRANLAAILAKDISEKNAPREVEQIFICALFHGLGRLLCHYHFVDESQEIRRLVEQKSVSEEVAALQVLGVSFEDLGMGIAKSWGFPPLIVNAMRNLPAGKVRKATSNEERMRVLSSLANELCGLISAVEPDQRQAELRKMSTRFGENFPQGEQGLREAIDRSFVEISQFATIIGINMKQSVFAKQMRAWGAKTLVAAGKDATVPDGGETILAEGVPSGALGATSPDDPSNAGDSVASSEAILMAGIQDISNTLVEEFKLNDLLRIILETMFRAKNFKRVILCVRDPLSNRMIGRFGFGPDAMELAQRFKFSLEFTPDIFHAALSKNVDILISDTSDTKIVGRIPEWFRKGINAGTFVIFPLSIKSAAVAMIYADADLAGEIVISERELALLRTLRNQAVLAIKQSS, from the coding sequence ATGAGCAAGCACATTGGACGTTTCGAGATTATCCGGGAATTGGGGCGCGGCGCCCAAAGCGTGGTTTACCTCGCGCAGGATCCGCATTTGCAGCGCGAGGTGGCGATCAAGACGCTGCATTTTTCCCGGCATGATCCACAACAGAATCAGCAGTTGCTTTCCGAGGCACGTACCGCCAGTCAGTTGCGTCATCCGAATATCGTTCCGATCTTCGAGGCTGGCGAGGCGTCGGGCGATCCCTATCTCGTCTTCGAACATGTTCCAGGCCAGAACCTCTGCGAGTTGTTGAAGCGCGAGGGGCGCTTGTCACCGGCGCGGGCGTTGGCGATCCTGAGCGGGGTGCTTGATGCCATCGGCCACGCCCATGAAGCTGGCATCGTTCATCGAGATCTCAAACCGAGCAACATCCTGATCGATGACAAAGGCACGGCGCGAATCATGGATTTCGGTATCGCCGCGCGCATGGATGCCCAATCCGAGGGCGCAGATGCATTGACGGGGACTCTTTGCTATTTGGCGCCGGAATGTATCGCCGAGCGCATCAGTAGCGAGCGTTCCGATATTTTTTCTGCCGGCCTTGTCCTATATGAAATGCTGGTTGGCACACCGGCGGTGGCTGGAAACAATCGCGAGGCGATATTCAAGCGCCTGACGGCGGAAGATATTCGCCTGCCAGTCGTTGCCGGATTAGAGATTGATGTGGCGCTGGCGAGCCTGCTCTATCGCGCACTTGCCCGAGACCCCGATCAGCGAATTCAGTCTGTGCGGCAGTTCCGCGAGATGCTGGATGATTACATGAAGCCGTTTGAACCGGCGCCGAGTGCTGATGCCACCCAGAGCACGATCGATTTTCTGTTGCGCCGGATGCGCGTCAAGAGCGATTTTCCCGCGCTGTCGGACTCGGTCAGTACGATCAATAAAATCACAAGGTCGGATAAGGAGAGTATCGCTGCGCTGTCTACGTCGATCCTCAAGGATTTCTCGCTGACCAACAAGATCCTGCGCCTGGTGAATTCCGTCTACTATCGGCAGGCGGGGGGCGGCAGCATCAGCACGATCTCGCGTGCGGTATTGGTGCTTGGTTTCGACGCCGTTCGCAATATGGCGGTGACGGTGATGCTGTTCGAGCATCTGCAAGACAAGGTGGGGACCGGGAGTCTCAAGGACGAGTTCCTGCGAGCGAATCTTGCGGCGATCCTGGCCAAAGACATCAGCGAGAAGAACGCACCCCGCGAGGTCGAGCAGATCTTCATCTGTGCATTGTTCCATGGTCTGGGGCGGCTGCTTTGCCACTATCATTTCGTCGACGAAAGTCAGGAGATCCGGCGCCTGGTCGAGCAGAAGTCGGTGAGCGAAGAAGTGGCCGCGCTCCAAGTGCTCGGCGTTTCGTTCGAGGATCTCGGCATGGGGATCGCCAAATCCTGGGGGTTCCCGCCGCTGATCGTCAATGCCATGCGGAATTTGCCGGCCGGCAAGGTCCGCAAGGCAACAAGCAATGAAGAGCGCATGCGTGTCCTGTCATCGCTTGCCAACGAACTCTGCGGGCTGATTTCGGCGGTTGAACCCGATCAGCGACAAGCCGAGTTGCGCAAGATGTCGACGCGCTTCGGGGAGAATTTTCCTCAGGGAGAGCAGGGCTTGCGCGAAGCGATCGATCGATCCTTCGTCGAGATATCCCAATTTGCCACGATCATTGGCATCAACATGAAACAGTCGGTCTTTGCCAAGCAGATGCGTGCCTGGGGGGCAAAGACGCTGGTCGCTGCCGGGAAAGATGCTACGGTACCGGATGGTGGGGAAACGATTCTGGCCGAAGGTGTGCCGTCCGGAGCGCTGGGAGCGACCTCTCCCGACGATCCGTCGAATGCGGGTGACAGCGTGGCGAGTTCAGAGGCGATTCTGATGGCCGGAATTCAGGACATCAGCAACACCTTGGTCGAGGAGTTCAAGTTGAACGACCTCCTGCGCATCATTCTCGAAACGATGTTTCGCGCCAAGAATTTCAAGCGCGTCATTCTTTGCGTGCGCGATCCCCTGAGCAATCGCATGATCGGTCGTTTCGGTTTTGGTCCGGATGCGATGGAGTTGGCGCAGCGATTCAAATTTTCGCTCGAATTCACGCCTGATATTTTCCATGCGGCGTTGTCCAAGAACGTCGATATCCTGATCAGCGACACCAGCGACACCAAGATCGTTGGCCGTATTCCCGAGTGGTTCCGCAAGGGGATCAATGCCGGGACATTCGTGATTTTTCCGCTCTCGATCAAGAGCGCCGCTGTCGCAATGATCTATGCGGACGCCGATCTGGCCGGGGAAATCGTGATTTCGGAAAGGGAGCTTGCCTTGTTGCGCACCTTGCGCAACCAGGCTGTTCTTGCGATCAAGCAGTCGTCATGA
- a CDS encoding diguanylate cyclase, translating into MKILVIEDSRSSLKLLCDHIRKMYFQPIPAETGHQGVDLFLKERPDLVLLDVVMPDIDGFEVARQIRQIETPGEWTPIIFLSSLNKDQDIERGIGAGGDDYLLKPVSEVVLGAKIRAMQRILQMRQSLVVLTRKLDNANQELKRLTSLDGLTGIANRRHFDAVLLREWRRAMRMGEELSIIMADIDFFKLYNDTYGHQNGDECLRQIAQALSHTTDRGGDLLARYGGEEFIAVLPGTSLNGASFVAEQMRKTVSDLRIPHPSAPFGHITASFGVASAIAMPETDPQDLVGAADLALYKAKHLGRNQICQTLSFDPQEN; encoded by the coding sequence ATGAAAATTCTCGTCATCGAAGACAGCAGGAGCAGCCTCAAGCTTCTCTGCGACCATATTCGCAAGATGTATTTCCAGCCCATCCCGGCGGAGACAGGACATCAGGGCGTCGACCTGTTTCTCAAGGAACGGCCGGATCTGGTGCTCCTCGACGTCGTCATGCCGGATATTGATGGTTTCGAAGTTGCGCGCCAGATAAGACAGATCGAAACACCTGGCGAATGGACCCCCATCATTTTCCTGAGTTCGCTGAACAAGGATCAGGACATTGAACGAGGCATCGGCGCGGGCGGTGACGACTACCTGCTGAAGCCGGTCAGCGAGGTCGTTCTCGGCGCAAAAATCCGCGCCATGCAACGCATTCTGCAAATGCGCCAGTCGCTGGTCGTATTGACGCGCAAACTCGACAATGCAAATCAGGAACTCAAGCGTCTGACGTCGCTCGACGGTCTCACCGGCATTGCCAACCGCCGCCATTTCGACGCCGTGCTGCTGCGAGAATGGCGACGTGCCATGCGCATGGGAGAGGAGTTGTCGATCATCATGGCCGACATTGATTTCTTCAAGCTGTACAACGACACTTACGGCCATCAGAACGGCGACGAATGCCTGCGCCAGATCGCCCAGGCGCTCAGTCACACCACAGACCGTGGCGGCGATCTTCTGGCCCGTTATGGCGGCGAGGAATTTATCGCTGTTCTCCCGGGCACCTCGCTCAACGGCGCCAGTTTTGTCGCCGAACAGATGCGAAAAACGGTCAGCGATTTGCGCATTCCCCATCCGAGCGCACCGTTCGGGCATATTACCGCGAGTTTCGGCGTTGCATCAGCCATCGCCATGCCTGAAACCGATCCGCAGGATCTCGTTGGCGCCGCCGATCTGGCGCTCTACAAGGCAAAGCACCTGGGAAGAAACCAGATCTGCCAGACGCTCTCCTTCGACCCGCAGGAGAACTAG
- a CDS encoding DUF748 domain-containing protein: MRETHEIGELNVALPFISNMAFAVDTFVEPSFSAIVNGAPVHAQGKSKPFSESHESELALDLSDLKLKQYLPYVPAKLPVKVESGALDVGVTVRFHQEKTGTASIHLSGKTALRNIDVRDRQGAALVSFKRLELALGALDLPARKAQVDRILLDAPEFNVNIDQKGRLNLAALSETEAPDAGTKTQASGGAPTKAQAEAPFDWSLGEFSLTGGVLRVLDQSRKMPFKGMVDIPEMRVRKLTGRSVEPAEIAVRLLINKRGELGVNGSVNPVQGAADLDVAIKSLELLPFQPYFAEKLNVAVTRGQLTADGALRLRKAADSPLGVVGQFSGQATLGDFQAVDKLNSADFLRWKSFYFGKVDVNLQPMSVSVGEIALSDFFARVIVSREGKLNLLQLVRQDESAPAAPHADPVALSGEGKATAQLASKASDGKPATPIRIGRITLQGGDVRFTDNFVKPNYTANLRKISGRISGLSSEPGTTAKLELRGRYDDVAPLTIDAQINPLSAKPYLDLQAEIKGVEMTPFSSYSGKYAGYAIEKGKLSLFVKYKIANDQLEAENRVFIDQLTFGDAIESPDATKLPVRLAVSLLKNRSGEIDLNLPISGSLNDPQFSVGGVVIKVIVNLVVKAVTSPFALLGSMFGGEELSAIEFDAGRDVITSTAEKRLENLAKALIDRPGLKLEITPVVDPARELEALKRVDLERKVKAAKREELTRSGVASGAVDGIRIRAEEYPALLERAYRAEKFPKPRNVVGLIKTLPVEEMEKLMLAYANIGDEALRDLGEARARQVRDWLAAHEVPLERIFTLPGKSTETGESASGEKKAAAGQVVFSLK, encoded by the coding sequence ATGCGCGAAACGCATGAAATCGGGGAATTGAATGTTGCGCTTCCCTTCATTTCCAACATGGCGTTTGCCGTCGATACGTTTGTCGAGCCATCCTTTTCGGCGATCGTGAACGGTGCCCCCGTGCATGCGCAAGGGAAGAGCAAGCCTTTCTCCGAATCGCACGAAAGCGAACTGGCGCTGGATCTTTCCGACCTGAAATTGAAGCAGTACCTTCCGTACGTTCCGGCGAAATTGCCGGTCAAAGTCGAAAGCGGCGCACTGGACGTTGGCGTCACCGTACGTTTTCATCAGGAAAAAACAGGCACGGCATCGATTCATCTGTCGGGGAAAACGGCGCTCAGAAATATCGATGTCCGCGATCGCCAAGGTGCGGCGCTGGTTTCATTTAAACGACTGGAACTTGCGCTTGGTGCACTGGACTTGCCCGCCCGGAAAGCGCAGGTCGATCGTATTCTGCTCGACGCGCCGGAGTTTAATGTCAATATCGATCAGAAAGGACGGCTGAATCTGGCCGCCTTGTCCGAAACGGAAGCGCCGGATGCCGGGACCAAGACGCAGGCTTCCGGGGGCGCTCCGACCAAGGCGCAAGCTGAGGCGCCATTCGACTGGTCGTTGGGGGAATTCTCGTTGACTGGCGGGGTGCTGCGCGTATTGGATCAGTCGCGGAAAATGCCGTTCAAGGGGATGGTCGACATTCCGGAAATGCGCGTCAGGAAACTTACCGGCCGAAGTGTTGAACCGGCTGAGATCGCCGTACGCCTGCTGATCAACAAGCGCGGCGAGTTGGGCGTCAACGGGAGCGTCAATCCGGTACAGGGGGCTGCCGATCTGGATGTTGCGATCAAGTCGCTCGAGTTGCTGCCGTTCCAGCCGTATTTTGCCGAGAAGCTCAATGTTGCGGTGACCCGGGGACAGTTGACGGCTGATGGCGCACTTCGCTTGCGCAAGGCGGCGGACTCGCCTTTGGGCGTGGTGGGGCAGTTTTCCGGTCAAGCGACGCTCGGCGATTTTCAGGCGGTCGATAAGTTGAACTCGGCGGACTTCCTGCGCTGGAAGTCGTTTTATTTCGGCAAGGTCGATGTCAACCTGCAGCCGATGTCGGTCTCTGTCGGAGAGATCGCGCTGTCGGATTTCTTTGCCCGGGTGATCGTCAGCCGTGAGGGTAAACTGAATCTGCTGCAATTGGTGCGGCAGGATGAGTCTGCCCCTGCAGCGCCGCATGCAGATCCCGTTGCTCTATCCGGCGAGGGCAAGGCAACGGCTCAGCTGGCGTCAAAAGCGTCCGACGGCAAGCCGGCGACGCCCATCCGCATCGGCAGGATTACGCTGCAGGGTGGTGACGTCCGCTTCACGGACAACTTCGTCAAACCCAATTACACCGCCAACCTGCGCAAGATCAGCGGCCGGATTTCCGGGCTGTCGTCCGAGCCGGGAACCACTGCGAAGCTCGAATTGCGGGGCCGTTACGACGATGTCGCGCCGCTCACGATCGACGCTCAGATCAATCCGTTGTCGGCGAAGCCCTATCTCGATCTCCAAGCCGAAATCAAGGGGGTCGAGATGACGCCGTTCTCGAGCTACTCAGGCAAATATGCGGGCTATGCGATTGAAAAGGGCAAGTTGTCCTTGTTCGTGAAATACAAGATAGCTAACGATCAGCTCGAAGCCGAGAATCGTGTGTTCATAGACCAACTGACGTTCGGCGATGCGATCGAGAGTCCCGATGCGACGAAGTTACCGGTGCGTCTGGCCGTGTCGCTGCTCAAGAACCGTAGCGGTGAGATCGATCTGAATCTGCCGATTTCAGGCTCGTTGAACGATCCGCAGTTCAGCGTCGGTGGCGTGGTCATCAAGGTGATCGTCAATCTGGTTGTCAAGGCGGTGACGTCGCCGTTCGCCTTGCTGGGGTCGATGTTCGGTGGGGAAGAGCTGTCGGCAATCGAGTTCGACGCTGGTCGGGACGTCATTACGTCGACGGCCGAAAAGCGGCTTGAGAATTTGGCCAAGGCACTGATTGATCGTCCGGGTCTCAAGCTGGAAATCACTCCCGTTGTAGACCCCGCGCGGGAACTGGAGGCGCTCAAGCGCGTTGATCTGGAACGCAAGGTCAAGGCGGCCAAGCGCGAGGAGCTGACGCGTTCGGGCGTCGCCAGCGGGGCCGTTGACGGCATCCGGATTCGGGCCGAGGAGTATCCTGCGCTGCTTGAGCGCGCGTATCGTGCCGAAAAATTCCCGAAGCCGCGCAATGTGGTCGGCCTGATCAAGACACTGCCGGTCGAAGAGATGGAAAAACTGATGCTGGCGTACGCGAACATTGGTGACGAGGCGCTGCGTGATCTTGGCGAGGCGCGCGCGAGACAAGTGCGTGACTGGTTGGCAGCGCATGAGGTTCCGCTTGAGCGCATTTTTACGTTGCCGGGTAAATCGACAGAGACAGGCGAGTCGGCCTCGGGCGAAAAGAAAGCCGCGGCGGGCCAGGTTGTCTTCTCTCTGAAATAG
- the rmuC gene encoding DNA recombination protein RmuC yields the protein MSDFLLMVVLGLLVCILALQWVSWRRMASGADDSSLRALQEGQERGAREMREELARGRQESATASRHDREEMAQGLDRLAQGLGDQLSRLGTLQGQQLESFAQQLARLTQSNDQRFEQLRQAVEARLVAIQADNASKLEEMRKTVDEKLHATLEQRLGESFRLVGERLEQVHKGLGEMQSLAAGVGDLKKVLTNVKTRGTWGEVQLEALLEQVLTVDQYEKNVATRPGSNERVEFAIRLPGRETGGRNAAPVWLPIDAKFPIEDYQRLVEAQERADALQVEQAARALEVRLRDEARKIRDKYVDPPHTTDFAILYLPTEGLYAEVLRRPGLAEALQRDARVSIAGPTTLTALLNSLQMGFRTLAIEKRSSEVWAVLGAVKTEFGKFGEVLEATRKKLEQATKSIESAGVRTRQIERKLKGVEALSVADAQDQMGRLEEIEVAEPSESS from the coding sequence ATGAGTGATTTTCTCCTGATGGTTGTTCTTGGCCTGCTGGTGTGTATCCTGGCCCTGCAGTGGGTGAGCTGGCGGCGCATGGCGTCGGGCGCCGATGATTCGTCGCTGAGGGCGTTGCAGGAGGGGCAGGAGCGGGGGGCGCGCGAAATGCGCGAGGAACTGGCGCGCGGTCGTCAGGAATCAGCGACGGCATCACGACACGACCGAGAGGAAATGGCCCAGGGACTGGATCGTCTGGCGCAGGGGCTTGGCGACCAGCTTTCCCGATTGGGAACCTTGCAGGGCCAGCAACTTGAGAGTTTTGCCCAGCAATTGGCGCGCTTGACCCAAAGCAACGACCAACGTTTCGAGCAATTGCGACAGGCCGTCGAGGCGCGGCTGGTGGCCATCCAGGCGGATAACGCCAGCAAGCTCGAGGAAATGCGCAAGACGGTCGATGAGAAGCTTCATGCGACGCTTGAGCAACGACTGGGTGAGTCCTTTCGTCTCGTCGGCGAGCGCCTGGAGCAGGTGCACAAGGGTCTTGGCGAAATGCAGAGCCTTGCCGCCGGCGTTGGCGACCTGAAGAAAGTCCTGACGAACGTGAAGACGCGTGGAACGTGGGGCGAGGTTCAACTCGAAGCATTGCTTGAGCAGGTGCTGACCGTCGACCAATATGAAAAGAACGTGGCGACCCGACCTGGCAGCAACGAGCGCGTGGAATTCGCCATTCGCCTTCCCGGGCGCGAAACCGGCGGACGCAACGCGGCGCCGGTATGGCTGCCGATTGATGCCAAGTTTCCGATCGAGGATTACCAGCGTCTTGTCGAAGCACAAGAGCGGGCGGACGCGCTTCAGGTCGAGCAGGCGGCGCGCGCGCTGGAAGTCCGCTTGCGCGACGAAGCCCGGAAGATTCGTGACAAATATGTCGATCCGCCTCACACGACCGATTTTGCCATCCTCTACCTGCCGACCGAAGGGCTGTATGCCGAAGTGCTGCGTCGTCCCGGCCTGGCCGAAGCATTGCAACGCGACGCACGCGTCAGTATCGCCGGGCCGACGACACTGACGGCGTTGCTCAACAGCTTGCAGATGGGATTTCGGACGCTGGCGATAGAAAAACGGTCGTCCGAGGTCTGGGCCGTGTTAGGGGCTGTCAAGACCGAGTTCGGAAAGTTCGGCGAAGTGCTCGAGGCAACGCGGAAGAAGCTGGAGCAGGCGACCAAGAGTATCGAGTCGGCGGGCGTTCGCACACGGCAGATCGAACGCAAACTCAAGGGCGTGGAGGCATTGTCCGTCGCCGACGCGCAGGATCAGATGGGGCGTCTTGAAGAAATCGAAGTGGCGGAGCCGAGCGAGTCGTCATGA
- the pgeF gene encoding peptidoglycan editing factor PgeF: MTTILSDGVCLVPDWPAPSGVRSLSTTRRGGISLGKYSSLNLGDHVGDDPQAVLANRRWLADRVSGEPCWLNQVHGTTVVDAAAVAAGEQRPDADAAFAYQAGVICTVMTADCLPVLLCDDRGRVVAAAHAGWRGLLDGVLEATVAAMAIPGEHLLAWLGPAIGPMAFEVGDEVRLAFVERDAGATAAFVPAPGDKWLADIFMLASQRLAACGVERVFGGNHCTVNDPERFFSYRRDGQTGRMATMVWLER, encoded by the coding sequence ATGACGACGATCTTGAGTGATGGCGTCTGTCTGGTTCCCGACTGGCCCGCACCATCCGGGGTGCGCAGCCTTTCGACAACGCGACGAGGAGGCATCAGCCTGGGAAAATACTCGAGCCTGAACCTCGGCGATCACGTTGGTGATGATCCGCAGGCTGTTCTGGCCAACCGGCGTTGGTTGGCGGATCGGGTATCCGGCGAACCATGCTGGCTCAATCAGGTGCATGGCACCACGGTGGTGGATGCGGCCGCTGTTGCCGCGGGTGAGCAACGCCCCGACGCGGACGCGGCCTTTGCGTATCAAGCCGGTGTCATCTGCACGGTGATGACGGCCGATTGTCTTCCGGTACTCTTGTGTGATGATCGCGGACGTGTTGTTGCCGCGGCACATGCCGGATGGCGCGGCCTGCTCGACGGTGTGCTCGAAGCGACGGTGGCGGCGATGGCGATCCCCGGCGAACATCTGCTGGCCTGGCTCGGCCCGGCCATTGGCCCGATGGCGTTCGAAGTGGGCGATGAAGTTCGCCTGGCATTCGTGGAGCGTGATGCCGGTGCCACCGCAGCCTTTGTTCCGGCCCCTGGCGACAAATGGCTTGCCGACATCTTCATGTTGGCCAGTCAGCGCCTGGCCGCTTGCGGGGTCGAGCGCGTTTTCGGCGGGAACCACTGTACCGTGAACGATCCCGAGCGATTTTTTTCCTATCGTCGTGACGGCCAGACCGGTCGAATGGCGACGATGGTCTGGCTCGAGCGCTAA
- a CDS encoding outer membrane protein assembly factor BamD yields MRSLAVIAALFLLLLQSGCGLLPETKDETIGWSATKLYSEAKMAMGDGAYDKAVKLFEKLESRYPYGRYAQQAQMEAAYAYWKANEPASAIAACDRFIKLHPNHPNIDYVYYLKGLVNFNEDLGLLGTISQQDMTERDPKGARESFDAFKELVTRFPESKYTPDGILRMKYLVNALATLEVHVARYYMKRTAYLAAVNRAQYALKNYPDAPAIEEALFIMVKAYDEMGMNDLRDDAERIMRKNFPDSIYYTRGLERKTPWWKLW; encoded by the coding sequence ATGCGTAGTTTAGCGGTTATCGCGGCGCTTTTCCTGCTCCTGCTTCAATCCGGATGCGGTCTCCTTCCGGAGACCAAGGACGAAACCATCGGCTGGTCGGCCACGAAACTGTACTCCGAGGCCAAAATGGCGATGGGGGACGGCGCTTATGACAAGGCTGTCAAGCTCTTTGAAAAGCTTGAATCCCGATACCCCTACGGTCGCTATGCGCAACAGGCGCAAATGGAAGCGGCATATGCGTACTGGAAGGCCAACGAACCGGCATCGGCGATTGCCGCCTGCGACCGGTTCATCAAGTTGCACCCGAATCATCCGAATATCGATTACGTCTATTACCTCAAGGGGCTTGTCAACTTCAACGAAGACCTCGGCCTGCTCGGTACCATCAGCCAACAGGACATGACCGAGCGCGACCCGAAAGGCGCACGAGAGTCCTTCGACGCCTTCAAGGAACTGGTCACACGTTTCCCTGAAAGCAAATACACGCCAGACGGCATCCTGCGCATGAAGTATCTCGTCAATGCACTGGCAACCCTGGAAGTTCACGTCGCGCGCTACTACATGAAACGGACCGCTTACCTGGCCGCCGTCAATCGCGCCCAGTACGCGCTCAAGAACTATCCCGATGCGCCGGCAATCGAAGAGGCCTTGTTCATCATGGTCAAGGCTTACGACGAGATGGGCATGAATGATCTGCGCGACGACGCAGAGCGGATCATGCGCAAGAATTTCCCCGACAGCATTTACTACACGCGCGGACTCGAACGCAAGACACCGTGGTGGAAGCTCTGGTAG
- the rluD gene encoding 23S rRNA pseudouridine(1911/1915/1917) synthase RluD, translated as MKIPQNKLAPSDPGGDVAGPADYSATNAALRLSVPSECGGLRLDQVLARLCPQHSRSRLQQWVREGSVTIDGVRISEPKHKLWGGESVEIVERPDPHLLAAKPENISLNVVYEDEALIVVDKPAGLVVHPGSGNWSGTLQNALLHHAPELERVPRAGIVHRLDKDTSGLLVVARTLEAQTDLVRQLQARTMKRYYYALVRGVLERGGTVDAPMGRHPSQRTKMAIVQNGKPARTHYRVVERFLDCTLVECALETGRTHQIRVHMTSIGHPLVGDPVYGGGASRIPGGPAFPRQALHARRLGLIHPLTQRSMLWKSELPDDMRELIENARTEAYEARLMAEEAEDDWNEDDFADGPELIYVRGDGSEDDDDDLE; from the coding sequence ATGAAAATTCCGCAAAATAAATTAGCGCCTTCCGATCCCGGTGGCGACGTTGCAGGGCCGGCAGATTATAGCGCAACAAACGCCGCCCTTCGCCTGAGTGTGCCGTCCGAATGTGGCGGACTTCGTCTTGATCAGGTTCTGGCACGCCTGTGTCCGCAACACTCGCGCAGTCGTCTGCAACAGTGGGTCCGCGAGGGTAGCGTGACGATCGACGGTGTGCGCATCAGCGAGCCAAAACACAAGCTGTGGGGGGGGGAGTCCGTCGAGATTGTCGAACGCCCCGATCCGCATCTGCTTGCGGCGAAGCCAGAAAACATCAGCCTCAACGTGGTTTACGAGGATGAGGCCTTGATCGTTGTCGATAAGCCGGCTGGTTTGGTCGTGCATCCGGGCAGCGGCAACTGGAGCGGTACCTTGCAGAATGCCTTGCTGCACCATGCGCCAGAACTCGAACGGGTGCCGCGTGCCGGTATTGTGCATCGCCTCGACAAGGATACCAGCGGATTGCTGGTGGTGGCGCGCACGCTTGAGGCGCAGACCGATCTGGTACGCCAGCTGCAGGCGCGAACGATGAAGCGTTATTACTATGCGCTTGTCCGTGGCGTGCTTGAACGCGGCGGCACGGTCGATGCGCCGATGGGGCGCCATCCGTCGCAGCGGACCAAAATGGCGATCGTGCAGAATGGCAAGCCGGCACGGACACATTATCGGGTCGTTGAACGCTTCCTCGATTGCACGCTGGTTGAATGTGCGCTGGAAACGGGGCGGACGCATCAGATCCGGGTACATATGACATCAATCGGCCATCCCCTCGTCGGCGATCCGGTATATGGCGGTGGGGCGAGCCGGATCCCGGGCGGCCCGGCGTTTCCGCGTCAGGCGCTGCATGCCCGGCGTCTCGGCCTGATCCATCCGCTGACGCAGCGGTCAATGCTCTGGAAATCAGAATTGCCGGACGATATGCGCGAACTGATTGAAAACGCGCGTACCGAAGCGTATGAAGCCCGTCTGATGGCGGAAGAGGCCGAGGACGATTGGAATGAAGATGATTTCGCCGACGGACCGGAGCTTATTTACGTCCGTGGCGACGGCAGCGAAGACGATGACGACGATCTTGAGTGA